One genomic segment of Deinococcus terrestris includes these proteins:
- a CDS encoding WD40 repeat domain-containing protein produces MRLLMPVCAALALALTPLASAVPVKPAWTVPGVGWQGFAASGELLTRPRLASGEWAGTLERRDPATGEVRARLDLAPDMGLLTVTPDLTGGAWLNRSGDVLTVRTPGREWRASTPGLSGTLFLRFSPDGNTLVLGNANGYVQLWDVAAGERRATLLLASRPEAVAFHPDGERLAVNERGWHANRSSVTLWRLSTGEQVGEVPGVRGVLRPFAFAPDGTLVVPLAYSVGWLDPVSGRVVRRLPTYTEPCPPDGQAERTCARGVWTASLSADGQRVLANSAERRGGEDMPVARLYDAGSGALLGTWDTPHASATLSPDARTLLLNTWMGELQGVTLP; encoded by the coding sequence ATGCGCCTCCTGATGCCCGTCTGCGCCGCCCTCGCCCTCGCCCTGACTCCACTGGCGTCTGCCGTGCCAGTCAAGCCCGCCTGGACCGTGCCAGGGGTCGGGTGGCAGGGCTTCGCGGCCTCGGGCGAACTGTTGACCCGGCCCCGGCTGGCTTCCGGCGAGTGGGCGGGCACCCTGGAGCGGCGCGACCCCGCGACGGGCGAGGTGCGGGCACGGCTGGACCTCGCCCCGGACATGGGCCTACTCACCGTCACGCCGGACCTAACGGGGGGCGCGTGGCTGAACCGCAGCGGGGACGTGCTGACCGTCCGCACGCCGGGCCGCGAGTGGCGGGCCAGCACCCCCGGCCTGAGCGGGACACTGTTCCTGCGCTTCAGCCCGGATGGGAACACACTGGTCCTCGGGAACGCGAACGGGTACGTGCAGCTCTGGGACGTGGCGGCGGGAGAGCGCCGGGCCACCCTGCTGCTGGCTTCCCGGCCCGAGGCGGTCGCCTTCCACCCGGATGGGGAGCGGCTGGCAGTCAACGAGCGGGGCTGGCACGCCAACAGGAGCAGCGTGACCCTCTGGCGGCTGAGTACCGGGGAGCAGGTGGGAGAGGTGCCGGGGGTGCGCGGCGTGCTGCGGCCCTTCGCCTTTGCCCCCGACGGCACTCTGGTCGTGCCCCTGGCGTACAGCGTGGGCTGGCTGGACCCGGTAAGTGGGCGGGTGGTGCGGCGGCTGCCGACCTACACCGAGCCCTGCCCCCCGGACGGGCAGGCAGAGCGGACGTGCGCCCGGGGAGTCTGGACGGCCAGCCTGAGCGCGGATGGGCAGCGGGTCCTCGCCAACTCCGCCGAGCGGCGCGGCGGGGAAGACATGCCCGTGGCGCGGCTGTACGACGCGGGAAGCGGGGCGTTGCTGGGAACCTGGGACACGCCGCACGCCTCGGCCACCCTCTCGCCGGATGCGCGGACGCTGCTGCTGAACACCTGGATGGGCGAACTCCAGGGGGTCACGCTGCCCTGA
- the polA gene encoding DNA polymerase I has translation MTPPSPDTLVLIDGHALAFRSYFALPPLSNSKGEATHAILGFLRQTLRLARQASNQIIVVFDPPGGSFRHEQYDGYKSGRAQTPSDLPGQIRRLRALVDALGWPRLEELGYEADDVIGSVTRMAEGRGFQVRIVTSDRDAYQLLDDHVRVIANDFSLIGPQEVLDKYGVTVRQWVDYRALTGDASDNIPGAKGIGPKTAAKILQEYGTLDAALEAARAGTLEPKGTREKLLASEKDIYFSRDLSCMVTDLPLKVELGVPRGPGDPDQLMELLDELELVSLKREVLALGQKEADSLVAAATAAPETGAFTPPQTEPWRTPGPDVTWGYVLSREDDLTADLIAAATFDGEVARVAPTEERTPPPGALPAAEAPAEPALLPDAPRTKAEQKAAEKAARAAEKASQRLAALYPPTVSDAEFIGQRSVRAAGAKALAAHLSVRGTVVEPGDDPLLVAYLLDPANTNMPTVTERYLRLSWPDDAATRAAITHRLMADLPPQLDEPRRKLYEEMERPLSAVLTRMEVRGVRLDSAYLRGLSIATAERLATLEAEIHGHAGREFPIRSRDQLETVLYDELGLASGKKTKLTGKRSTAVSALEPLRDEHPIIPALLEYRELEKLRGTYLDPLPNLVNPQTGRLHTTFAQTAVATGRLSSLNPNLQNIPIRSELGREIRKGFIAEDGFVLISADYSQIELRLLAHIAEDRLMQQAFQEGADIHRRTAAQVLGLDEATVTPNQRRAAKTVNFGVLYGMSAHRLSNDLGIPYAEAATFIEVYFSTYPGIRRYIDRTLEFGREHGYVETLYGRRRYVPELKASNRTLREAGERLTYNMPIQGTAADIIKLAMVRLDRELEALGARLLLQVHDELLIEAPEDRAEEVARLTREVMEGAAQLSVPLAVEVGVGPNWYDTK, from the coding sequence TCGCGCGGCAAGCCAGCAACCAGATTATCGTGGTGTTCGACCCGCCCGGCGGCAGCTTCCGGCACGAGCAGTACGACGGCTACAAGTCGGGCCGCGCCCAGACGCCTTCCGACCTGCCCGGCCAGATTCGCCGCCTGCGTGCCCTGGTAGACGCGCTGGGCTGGCCCCGGCTGGAGGAACTGGGTTACGAGGCCGACGACGTGATCGGCTCGGTGACCCGCATGGCGGAAGGCCGGGGCTTTCAGGTCCGGATCGTGACCTCCGACCGCGACGCCTACCAACTGCTCGACGACCACGTGCGCGTGATCGCCAACGACTTCTCGCTGATCGGGCCTCAGGAGGTGCTGGACAAGTACGGCGTCACCGTGCGGCAGTGGGTGGACTACCGGGCGCTGACCGGAGACGCCAGCGACAACATCCCCGGCGCCAAGGGCATCGGCCCCAAGACCGCCGCCAAGATTTTGCAGGAGTACGGCACCCTCGACGCCGCGCTGGAGGCCGCCCGTGCGGGCACACTGGAACCGAAGGGGACCCGCGAGAAGCTGCTCGCCTCGGAAAAGGACATCTATTTCAGCCGCGACCTCTCGTGCATGGTCACCGACCTGCCGCTGAAGGTCGAGCTCGGCGTGCCGCGCGGCCCCGGCGATCCCGACCAGTTGATGGAACTGCTCGACGAGCTGGAGCTGGTGTCCCTCAAGCGGGAGGTGCTCGCGCTGGGGCAAAAGGAGGCCGACTCGCTCGTGGCCGCCGCCACTGCTGCCCCTGAAACTGGAGCCTTCACCCCACCCCAGACCGAGCCGTGGCGCACGCCGGGGCCAGACGTGACCTGGGGCTACGTCCTCTCGCGTGAGGACGACCTCACCGCCGACCTGATCGCGGCGGCCACCTTCGACGGTGAAGTGGCCCGCGTCGCGCCGACCGAAGAGCGCACCCCCCCGCCCGGTGCCCTGCCCGCAGCGGAAGCGCCCGCCGAACCCGCGCTGCTCCCAGACGCGCCGCGCACCAAAGCCGAGCAGAAGGCTGCCGAGAAAGCGGCCCGCGCCGCCGAAAAGGCCTCGCAACGGCTCGCGGCCCTGTACCCCCCCACCGTTTCCGACGCCGAGTTCATCGGGCAGCGGTCGGTGCGGGCGGCGGGGGCCAAGGCGCTCGCGGCGCACCTCAGCGTGCGCGGGACGGTGGTGGAGCCGGGCGACGATCCCCTCCTCGTCGCCTATCTCCTCGACCCCGCCAACACGAACATGCCCACCGTCACCGAGCGCTACCTGCGCCTGTCCTGGCCCGACGACGCGGCCACCCGCGCCGCGATCACCCACCGCCTGATGGCCGACCTCCCGCCCCAGCTCGACGAGCCCCGCCGCAAGCTCTACGAGGAGATGGAGCGGCCCCTCTCGGCGGTCCTGACCCGGATGGAGGTGCGCGGGGTGCGGCTCGACAGCGCCTACCTGCGCGGGCTGTCCATCGCCACGGCCGAGCGCCTCGCCACCCTGGAGGCCGAGATTCATGGACACGCGGGCCGCGAGTTTCCCATCCGCAGCCGCGACCAGCTCGAAACCGTGCTGTACGACGAACTCGGCCTCGCCAGCGGCAAGAAGACCAAGCTGACGGGCAAGCGCAGCACGGCGGTTTCCGCCCTCGAACCCCTGCGCGACGAGCATCCCATCATCCCCGCACTGCTGGAATACCGCGAGCTGGAAAAACTGCGGGGGACGTACCTTGATCCCCTCCCCAACCTTGTCAATCCGCAGACCGGGCGCCTGCATACCACCTTCGCGCAGACGGCGGTGGCAACCGGGCGGCTGAGCAGCCTCAACCCCAACCTCCAGAACATCCCCATCCGCTCGGAACTCGGCCGCGAGATTCGCAAGGGCTTTATCGCGGAGGATGGCTTCGTGCTGATCAGCGCCGACTACTCGCAGATCGAGCTGCGGCTGCTCGCGCATATTGCGGAAGACCGCCTGATGCAGCAGGCCTTTCAGGAAGGCGCCGACATCCACCGCCGCACCGCCGCGCAGGTGCTGGGGCTAGACGAGGCGACCGTCACGCCCAACCAGCGCCGCGCCGCCAAGACGGTCAACTTCGGCGTGCTGTACGGGATGAGTGCCCACCGCCTCAGCAACGACCTCGGTATTCCCTACGCGGAGGCGGCGACCTTCATCGAGGTGTACTTCAGCACTTATCCCGGCATCCGGCGCTATATCGACCGCACGCTGGAATTCGGCCGCGAGCATGGCTACGTCGAGACGCTGTATGGCCGCCGCCGCTACGTGCCGGAGCTGAAGGCGTCCAACCGCACCCTGCGCGAGGCGGGCGAGCGCCTGACGTACAACATGCCCATTCAGGGCACCGCCGCCGACATCATCAAGCTGGCGATGGTGCGGCTGGACCGCGAGCTGGAGGCGCTGGGAGCGAGGCTGCTGCTGCAAGTCCACGACGAGTTGCTGATCGAGGCGCCGGAGGACCGGGCCGAGGAGGTGGCGCGGCTTACCCGCGAGGTCATGGAGGGCGCCGCGCAGCTCAGCGTGCCGCTGGCGGTCGAGGTCGGCGTGGGACCGAACTGGTACGACACGAAGTAA